One Bdellovibrio bacteriovorus str. Tiberius DNA segment encodes these proteins:
- a CDS encoding AgmX/PglI C-terminal domain-containing protein: MSTAKLLILENRLGQKVRTFAVDSESLNIVYLKNSRRIEAVSNLQSLDSNDIEYRLLQTVDLSQMGDQGVALEGLGRLRLADASAQNSPTYQLADEQDDEQLKIMLKKTSLAHLAAVLSLMMGAWIWASYFTKAEEPMLVTIELPQEKPVQKAEPRQHVQVSQKKIKQTNKVYRPKAQAKLKTKPYKVNTAKAKDVSRFGALAALGGTPKGTRGYEGLDNNSMKAIRSAGVGSGGGGVGSAGRGGIKGYMPGNGLIAGSAGEGSGKAVSAGGYGTAGIGGGRAGNGKISLVGGTSAVSLPLDDEASVEGGLDRDQIIAVINKNRGQIVYCYEKGLQAQPSIGGRVAVDFVIGPAGRITTAKVAQSSLGSRMVENCMLQRMKTWQFPRPVGNVNVDVLYPFELMRVSSR; the protein is encoded by the coding sequence ATGAGTACTGCAAAGTTGTTAATTCTCGAAAACAGGTTAGGACAAAAAGTCCGCACCTTTGCTGTGGACTCCGAATCGCTGAACATCGTTTACCTGAAAAACAGCCGTCGCATTGAGGCTGTTTCCAACCTGCAGTCCCTTGACTCCAACGACATTGAATACCGTCTGCTGCAAACCGTGGATCTTTCCCAGATGGGTGACCAGGGCGTGGCGCTTGAAGGCCTGGGCCGTCTGCGCTTGGCAGACGCCTCTGCTCAAAACAGCCCGACTTACCAGCTGGCAGATGAACAAGACGATGAACAACTTAAAATCATGCTCAAGAAAACCTCACTGGCTCACCTGGCAGCGGTGCTGAGCCTGATGATGGGCGCCTGGATCTGGGCGTCCTATTTCACCAAAGCGGAAGAACCAATGCTGGTGACCATTGAACTTCCACAGGAAAAACCAGTTCAAAAAGCGGAACCTCGCCAGCACGTTCAGGTTTCCCAGAAGAAAATCAAACAGACCAACAAAGTCTATCGCCCGAAAGCTCAGGCGAAATTGAAAACCAAACCTTACAAAGTAAACACGGCGAAGGCCAAAGACGTTTCCCGTTTCGGCGCCTTGGCTGCTTTGGGTGGAACTCCAAAGGGCACTCGTGGTTACGAGGGTCTTGATAACAACTCCATGAAAGCCATTCGTTCTGCCGGCGTTGGCAGCGGCGGTGGTGGTGTCGGTTCTGCAGGTCGCGGTGGTATCAAAGGTTATATGCCAGGCAATGGTCTTATTGCCGGTTCTGCAGGTGAAGGCAGCGGCAAAGCTGTCAGCGCTGGCGGTTACGGCACAGCAGGCATCGGCGGTGGCCGGGCTGGCAACGGCAAGATCTCTTTGGTCGGCGGCACTTCCGCAGTAAGTCTGCCTTTGGATGACGAAGCAAGTGTTGAAGGCGGTCTGGATCGCGATCAGATCATCGCCGTGATCAACAAAAACAGAGGTCAAATCGTTTATTGCTATGAAAAAGGTCTGCAAGCCCAGCCATCCATCGGTGGTCGTGTGGCGGTGGACTTTGTGATCGGCCCTGCAGGTCGCATCACCACAGCCAAAGTGGCGCAATCCTCTTTGGGATCCCGCATGGTGGAAAACTGCATGCTTCAACGCATGAAAACATGGCAGTTCCCCCGTCCGGTTGGAAATGTAAATGTAGATGTTCTTTATCCATTCGAACTCATGCGCGTAAGCAGTCGCTAA
- a CDS encoding ExbD/TolR family protein, whose translation MSNKELNFEINILPILDILSVMICFLLLTAVWVQIGTLDTKQAIGDNSTAGAKNPPSLWVTMAADGGVQLSLRDLPQAKVLESRIARSSKGVNWEMLEGKLKDLRTQWPDLKTSVVRPEANTSYGDVIRVMDRLKQSAFEGVGLSPLG comes from the coding sequence ATGAGTAACAAAGAGTTGAACTTCGAAATCAATATCCTTCCCATTCTGGACATCCTTTCAGTCATGATCTGCTTTCTGCTTCTGACTGCGGTGTGGGTTCAGATCGGGACTCTGGATACCAAGCAGGCTATTGGAGACAACTCCACAGCCGGCGCCAAGAATCCCCCTTCCCTGTGGGTGACGATGGCTGCTGACGGTGGCGTTCAGCTCTCTTTGCGTGATCTTCCTCAGGCTAAAGTTCTTGAATCCCGTATTGCCCGATCCTCCAAAGGAGTGAATTGGGAAATGCTGGAAGGAAAGCTGAAGGATCTTCGCACTCAATGGCCGGACCTTAAAACAAGTGTTGTGCGCCCGGAAGCGAACACATCCTATGGTGATGTGATTCGCGTGATGGACCGCCTGAAACAAAGTGCCTTTGAAGGCGTGGGCTTGTCCCCGCTGGGGTAG
- a CDS encoding ExbD/TolR family protein, protein MVKTFLETSPKRSPMTEALALSGGKKKRGVGRELAIALPLTSLIDAFSIIVIYLLIGTQNSGMETEIPNQLNLPTAHHSQSVEKVTPILRIEKGNYFLDDKKIAANDLTKKLAELKKNAQEKDLELMVQADTEMRYADLDPLLKAGSLAGIEKLKFAVVPGQ, encoded by the coding sequence ATGGTTAAGACTTTCCTGGAAACATCTCCTAAACGATCTCCGATGACAGAAGCTCTGGCATTGAGTGGTGGTAAAAAGAAACGCGGCGTGGGTCGTGAGCTGGCAATTGCCCTGCCACTGACCTCGCTGATCGACGCCTTTTCCATCATCGTGATCTATCTGCTGATCGGTACTCAGAACAGCGGTATGGAGACTGAAATTCCAAATCAGCTGAATCTGCCAACGGCTCATCACAGTCAAAGTGTGGAAAAGGTGACCCCGATTCTGCGCATTGAAAAGGGCAACTACTTCCTGGATGACAAAAAGATTGCTGCCAATGATCTGACAAAGAAACTGGCGGAATTGAAAAAGAACGCCCAGGAAAAAGACCTTGAACTGATGGTTCAGGCCGACACCGAAATGAGATACGCAGACCTGGATCCTTTGCTGAAAGCGGGATCCCTGGCCGGAATCGAAAAACTTAAATTTGCAGTGGTGCCAGGACAATGA
- a CDS encoding tetratricopeptide repeat protein → MKNLRRITLLSVVLVGALNVRLANAEKMNAGTQDLVIQKMERVLSAIGKEDPSWVPTQQRLADLLAERARDRFMLEVEANCDGCKGSKADRQKAIGIYEDLLRQVSLNEHGPILFQLAHLYEMAGQNDNAIRLFEQIIKEAKAKKINPAIVSRSHASLGDLLFQKNKFRDARYHYVIALKDDKLENRALVTYNMAWCDFNEDKLSSAITILETLLKNKHLITRDTEEGSKYDPVFHADIMRDLATFYSRKNINDREIAQFETLAPAQNRKELLFHFAGEADRLGQKQAAHKILNRYLEQPDLTKSERLSAFVRMAQVNYDRGQTTQSTQDFAKAAAAFKNTDCDDESKCEELQKTMKRYVTELHRLKKLNPDQDLLNAYVIYNKTFPTDIEMANRGSQIAMDMKKYPLAIQIYRSISESRKFSAKEREEALNNEVSAAEKSQDLNLRREAYLHYLKYSDNDAKSFEVRYQLAYLSYQQKQLKEAAVAFNDLTEDKKGSADLRKKAADLSLDSAAQLKNEETLQKWAWDYAKIFPAHRAEFEALARKSLMNEVASVANNPKSSSSDMKKALKKVMSTDVATAKPTEKVLFYTNASVLAQKTGEDSIYVQSVLALIAMNEVSDLKKDELREQLAAHYEKHLDFKNAYRMASQVRSSKVSEKDREFRLGTLADLAEMNPERHYKAALKAGLKGERSLIMRSRLVLLSSNPVKELKAQAPELKQKPDLLNETALLVYARTMDKSGLKSVFEMKELRRKSAAQFFQKQDFYNKVAIFHPKIASHQLNGKNDRTVQKSIQERMSLTAKADGLLKESLALKDITAQLITLNIVASENERLVKDLASLPMPKGLSPAEQRQYVDLLKGRSKPYLLKARTAKQKMDELWAQSPALGQLASEYKNARPEIQKLLLREMQILEDLPGRGRMKTAVSDALGSSSFSSRDLVSARKSVSENPSNVRDLENLKYLETKMGHPLMPSYLEARLNQIQRGKSL, encoded by the coding sequence ATGAAAAATCTAAGACGAATCACCCTTCTCAGTGTTGTCCTTGTTGGCGCTTTGAACGTTCGTCTGGCAAATGCAGAAAAGATGAACGCCGGAACGCAGGATCTGGTTATCCAGAAAATGGAACGGGTCCTGTCAGCCATTGGCAAGGAAGATCCATCCTGGGTTCCGACTCAGCAGCGTCTGGCCGATTTGCTGGCAGAACGTGCCCGTGACCGCTTCATGCTGGAAGTTGAAGCCAACTGTGACGGCTGCAAAGGCTCTAAAGCCGACCGTCAGAAGGCCATTGGCATTTACGAAGATCTGCTTCGTCAGGTCAGCCTGAACGAACACGGTCCTATCCTGTTCCAACTGGCGCATTTGTACGAAATGGCCGGTCAGAACGACAATGCGATTCGTCTGTTTGAACAAATCATCAAGGAAGCCAAAGCCAAAAAAATCAATCCGGCGATTGTTTCCCGCTCCCACGCCTCACTGGGTGATCTGTTGTTCCAAAAGAACAAGTTCAGAGATGCCCGTTATCACTATGTAATCGCACTTAAAGACGACAAACTGGAAAACCGCGCCCTGGTGACTTACAACATGGCTTGGTGTGATTTCAACGAGGACAAACTTTCCTCTGCAATCACAATTCTGGAAACGCTTCTTAAGAACAAACACCTGATCACCCGCGACACGGAAGAAGGTTCCAAGTACGACCCTGTTTTCCATGCCGATATCATGCGTGATCTGGCCACTTTCTATTCCCGCAAAAACATCAATGACAGGGAAATCGCCCAGTTTGAAACGCTCGCTCCGGCGCAAAACCGCAAGGAACTTCTGTTCCATTTTGCTGGTGAAGCCGACCGTCTGGGACAAAAACAAGCGGCGCATAAAATCCTGAACCGCTACCTGGAACAGCCCGATCTGACTAAATCAGAGCGTCTGTCTGCGTTTGTTCGCATGGCACAAGTGAACTATGACCGTGGTCAGACCACGCAGTCCACGCAAGACTTCGCCAAAGCGGCCGCGGCCTTCAAAAACACCGATTGTGATGATGAATCCAAGTGTGAAGAACTGCAAAAAACGATGAAGCGTTATGTAACAGAGCTTCACCGTCTGAAAAAGCTGAATCCGGATCAGGATCTGCTGAACGCTTACGTTATCTATAACAAGACCTTCCCGACGGACATCGAAATGGCCAACCGTGGTTCTCAAATCGCGATGGACATGAAGAAATATCCTCTGGCGATCCAGATCTATCGCAGCATCAGCGAAAGCCGCAAGTTCTCTGCAAAAGAGCGCGAAGAGGCTTTGAACAATGAAGTTTCCGCAGCGGAAAAGTCCCAGGATCTGAATCTGCGTCGTGAAGCTTATCTTCACTATCTGAAGTATTCTGACAACGATGCAAAATCTTTTGAGGTTCGTTACCAGCTGGCTTACCTGAGCTATCAGCAGAAACAGCTGAAAGAGGCCGCTGTGGCCTTCAACGACCTGACTGAAGATAAAAAGGGTTCAGCGGATCTTCGCAAAAAAGCCGCCGACCTTTCTTTAGATTCAGCGGCTCAGCTGAAGAACGAAGAGACCCTGCAAAAATGGGCTTGGGACTATGCAAAGATTTTCCCGGCTCACCGTGCAGAGTTTGAAGCACTGGCTCGTAAATCTCTGATGAACGAAGTGGCTTCTGTTGCCAACAATCCAAAATCATCTTCTTCAGACATGAAAAAAGCCCTGAAGAAAGTGATGAGCACGGACGTGGCGACAGCAAAACCCACTGAAAAGGTTCTGTTCTATACCAATGCCAGCGTTCTGGCTCAGAAAACCGGTGAAGACAGTATCTATGTGCAGTCCGTCCTGGCTTTGATTGCCATGAACGAAGTTTCTGACTTGAAAAAAGATGAGCTGCGCGAACAACTGGCCGCTCACTATGAAAAGCATCTGGATTTCAAAAACGCTTACCGCATGGCTTCTCAGGTTCGTAGCTCGAAAGTGTCTGAAAAAGACCGCGAGTTCCGTCTGGGCACCCTGGCTGACTTGGCTGAAATGAATCCGGAAAGACACTACAAGGCCGCTTTGAAAGCCGGTCTTAAAGGTGAGCGTTCCCTGATCATGAGATCCCGTCTGGTGTTGTTGTCTTCAAATCCGGTGAAAGAGCTGAAAGCTCAAGCTCCTGAATTGAAACAAAAACCGGATTTGCTGAATGAAACAGCGTTGCTGGTTTATGCCCGCACAATGGACAAATCCGGTTTGAAATCCGTATTTGAAATGAAAGAGCTTCGTCGCAAATCTGCAGCGCAGTTCTTCCAAAAGCAAGATTTCTATAACAAGGTGGCTATTTTCCATCCGAAGATTGCTTCCCATCAGCTGAACGGCAAGAACGACCGCACTGTGCAAAAATCCATTCAAGAACGCATGAGCCTGACAGCAAAAGCAGATGGCTTGCTGAAGGAATCTTTGGCACTGAAAGACATCACGGCTCAGTTGATCACGCTGAACATCGTGGCATCTGAAAATGAACGTCTGGTGAAAGACCTTGCTTCTTTGCCAATGCCAAAAGGTTTGAGCCCGGCAGAACAGCGTCAGTATGTGGACCTGCTGAAAGGCCGCTCTAAGCCGTACCTGCTGAAGGCTCGCACAGCGAAGCAGAAGATGGATGAACTGTGGGCTCAGTCCCCAGCTTTGGGTCAACTGGCTTCCGAATACAAAAACGCCCGCCCTGAAATCCAGAAGCTGCTTCTGCGTGAAATGCAGATTCTGGAAGACCTTCCAGGCCGTGGCCGTATGAAAACTGCCGTGTCTGATGCTTTGGGTTCTTCTTCCTTCTCTAGCCGTGACCTGGTTTCTGCACGTAAATCCGTGTCTGAAAACCCATCCAATGTGCGTGATTTGGAAAACCTGAAGTACCTAGAGACAAAAATGGGCCACCCTCTGATGCCGTCCTACCTGGAAGCCCGTTTAAATCAAATTCAGAGAGGAAAGAGCCTATGA
- a CDS encoding outer membrane beta-barrel domain-containing protein: MKTLKLLSLSVIAATFMASPAMAQGKASAKKATLADDIDSLGGNKELAEMAQNIKSQTRTRIVQDRIVERRNRVEFGLAYGSTFGGDSYVKTQSLSLAMDYHITPRWSLGVRYMDFGNNLTDEGKRVFEQARKNYEAGGRAYAVDIDYPENAALAVVNWYPIYGKTSFLDMGVTQFDLYLLAGGGQMTLSSGTTALMTAGAGVGAWITKNLSARAEMRYQTYKDQPVTGSRTLDTVTGSLGLGWIL; the protein is encoded by the coding sequence ATGAAAACACTTAAACTGCTTTCCCTGTCTGTAATCGCTGCAACATTTATGGCTTCTCCAGCAATGGCTCAAGGCAAAGCGTCTGCTAAAAAAGCGACACTGGCTGACGACATTGATTCTTTGGGTGGCAACAAAGAGCTGGCAGAGATGGCTCAGAATATCAAATCCCAGACTCGCACTCGCATCGTGCAAGACCGTATCGTTGAGCGCAGAAACCGTGTTGAGTTCGGCTTGGCTTATGGTTCCACTTTCGGTGGTGACTCTTACGTGAAAACTCAATCCCTGAGCCTGGCGATGGACTATCACATCACACCACGCTGGTCTTTGGGTGTTCGCTACATGGACTTTGGCAACAACCTGACTGATGAAGGTAAACGTGTGTTCGAACAAGCTCGTAAGAACTACGAAGCTGGCGGTCGCGCTTACGCAGTGGATATCGACTATCCTGAAAATGCCGCTTTGGCAGTTGTGAATTGGTACCCGATCTATGGCAAAACCAGCTTCCTTGATATGGGCGTGACTCAGTTCGACCTTTACCTGCTGGCAGGTGGCGGTCAGATGACTCTTTCCAGCGGCACGACGGCTTTGATGACCGCGGGTGCTGGTGTGGGTGCCTGGATCACCAAAAATCTTTCTGCTCGCGCAGAGATGAGATACCAGACTTACAAAGATCAACCCGTGACGGGCTCCAGAACTCTGGACACTGTGACTGGTTCTTTGGGACTTGGATGGATTTTATGA